DNA sequence from the Agromyces aureus genome:
CGAGACGACGCGCGGGTTCAACGCCTACCTGCTCGAGCCGCGCGACTGATCTCGGAACGACGGAGCGGTCCCGCTCCGGCGCGATGGAGTCGACGGTCGAGCCTCGACCCGCGGAACGGCGCCGAGAGAGCGTTCTCACGCGTCCGACGCGTCTCGACGTCCCCTGAACGGGGAATTGCGAACGCGTGAATTCCCCCTCGACTCCCGTTTGTAAACGTTGCTAACATAACCCCACGCGATCAGTGAAGTGAGCGAGCGGAGGGCCGATGCAACCCAGAGACGACGACCCGCGCACGACGCCACGGCATCGCTCGAACGTCGAGGCGTTCGAGAGTTCCAACGCGATCATCGAACTGCTGGCGCGGCACCGCCTGGTCGTCGCACCGCACGTCGCCTCACGCCTCGGGCTCGGTCTCGGGGGCGACGCCGACGCGATCATCGAGGTCACCACGCTGCTCCGGGCGTCGCAGCGCCTGGGGCTCGCGGCGCTGCCCGACCCGTTCCCGCTCGTGCCGGCGATCTCCGCGGCGATCGAGCCGCAGGCCGCGAACCTCGCCGACTGGGAGCGCCAGGCGCTCGTCGTCGCTGCGGTCTGCACCGATGACCGCATCGATGTGCTGCTCGCCGCGAGCGGCCGCTCGATGGCGGAGTTCGTCGACGGGCAGGTCAGCCGGCACCTGCTGCTCGTCGCCGGCCACTTCGCGTTCGCCGATCCTCGCATGCGCGTGTGGGTGCACGCCGAGGCGTCGCTCGCCGAGCGCACCGCGGCGCACGGTTCCCTCGCCGACGCCTGCGTCGCACTCGGCGTCGACGACCAGGCGATCTGGCACCGTTCGCTCGCGACGCTCGAAGGGTCGCCCGACCTCGTCGCACCGCTGCTCGAGATCGCGAGGCGAGCGGATGCCGCGGGCGAGGCCGAGCGTGCGCACGCGGTCGCACGCGAGGCCGAGAGCCACGCCGCAGGCGAGCAGGCCGTGCTCGCACGTCGGGTCGCGGGCGTCGCCGCGCTGCACGGCGGATTCGTCGAGGACGCGGAGCGCTGGCTGGGCGCGGTGCTGGCCGACGGCGATGACTGCGCGCGCGCGAGCGTGCTCGGGGAGTACCTGCTCGCCACGGCGCTGCTCCGCGGTGACGTGGTCGAGCCCGAGCTCGATGCGCAGCTCGAGCGGGCGGCGCAGTCAGAGGGACTCGACACCGCGACGAAGTGCCGACTGGCGGCCCTGGTGCGCGCGACCACGATCGCCGCCGGGCTGCTCGCCGAGCGCGGCGCCGCTCAGCGCGCCGGCCGCCGACTCGAACAGGCGCGGCAGCTCATCGAGCGGCACGGGCTCTCCGATGCGGACTGGGTGGTCGGGCATGCCTGGTGCACGCTGTTCGTGGGCGAGGCGTTCGCGGCGCTCGGTCGGATCGGCGACGAGCACCTCGGCGACCATCGGATCGCCGCGGCCCCTGCCCCCGCTTCCGTCCCGGCCAGCGACCGGTCGTCGATGACGTCGGGCCGCGCGGCAGACGGCGGCAGCGTGCTCAACGGACTCCACGCCATCGCCGTCGCGCTGGAGCTCGGACTCGACGGGGACCCGACGGCGGCCGTGCGATGGCTCGGCTCCCGTCGAGAGGTCGCGCCGGACGCGCACTCGGGGGTCATCGGTCTCGAACGATCCGCCCTGCTCCGGGCCGATCGCGCGGTCGCCAT
Encoded proteins:
- a CDS encoding helix-turn-helix domain-containing protein, with translation MQPRDDDPRTTPRHRSNVEAFESSNAIIELLARHRLVVAPHVASRLGLGLGGDADAIIEVTTLLRASQRLGLAALPDPFPLVPAISAAIEPQAANLADWERQALVVAAVCTDDRIDVLLAASGRSMAEFVDGQVSRHLLLVAGHFAFADPRMRVWVHAEASLAERTAAHGSLADACVALGVDDQAIWHRSLATLEGSPDLVAPLLEIARRADAAGEAERAHAVAREAESHAAGEQAVLARRVAGVAALHGGFVEDAERWLGAVLADGDDCARASVLGEYLLATALLRGDVVEPELDAQLERAAQSEGLDTATKCRLAALVRATTIAAGLLAERGAAQRAGRRLEQARQLIERHGLSDADWVVGHAWCTLFVGEAFAALGRIGDEHLGDHRIAAAPAPASVPASDRSSMTSGRAADGGSVLNGLHAIAVALELGLDGDPTAAVRWLGSRREVAPDAHSGVIGLERSALLRADRAVAIALLDLWAGEVQRAADGLRQAACDLPIALAFGGLGAALARRLELIETGEIGPWARAVEATLPQNASGVRREDLVDRAVEAHLHGRRSEAETLVALADERARGGFGCGLHIPGLDAAAEGASAPRESAENAGGVESFGTGIARRPPDARLASELRHRMRGIDRRGFDAEYAAIADRARGIRSPYERARTELMLARTCAAFGSVDPAGRHLVAAEHLFADCGAIGWLRAVAAERVAQIATRRGLSASGVATSGFATAAFATFDGAATGIPPRSGETASGGPTHERAAATSDHPDDDDVLGECRNAWADVLTERELEVAMLVVEGCSNRVAASRLYVSVRTVEVHVGRVFTKLAVHSRVELTVLAHRMQGRLSSSRT